One genomic window of Kosmotoga olearia TBF 19.5.1 includes the following:
- a CDS encoding HD-GYP domain-containing protein: MKKSVRTYINILLYATIVSFGAIGAMLLLFGLASLRLAYYEKIANDFSKINAMVLEVGKLHNLYHDSKGQIQEVPEYAETLSKLSKELRELEKYSSQIPITFSSDEMLPLITDEYQYLRFATILKDLQRKVENWVYDRVRFVNKLKNVALYIIIASLGSMVVVLLFIWRSFKHYLEYVQQSMENIDSFLEHEKLKTQLKSTLKETEGVRESTEKIINELKFDKELLNIPTVGTLEDIVPNIFETLNKYVNVDRIAFAFLDELGNVIAETAVSKAGEIRLRSGFVYRLDHTTLSKIIENRHPRIINDLQHYYENVHKSEVTRLILEEGMRSSITVPIFVNHRCIGFFFVNSTKANFFTEENASRIERFVRIIKGLIYNSYINQELIATTARTFADIVEKKDLETGEHLTRVSMYSYLIASRLAKDDDRLTPKFIREVLWFSPLHDIGKVGIPDKILLKPGKLTKEEFEIMKTHVIIGEGVLQKMSKNLISKVGIDFMKTARDVIIGHHEKWDGSGYPYGLKGEQIPLAGRIVAVADVFDALTSRRPYKPAFKFETALKMLRQDRGKRFDPVVLDAFFDVLDEVKRTYELHQDKDR; encoded by the coding sequence ATGAAAAAAAGTGTGAGAACATACATAAACATTTTACTCTATGCTACCATTGTTTCTTTCGGTGCAATTGGGGCTATGCTTCTATTATTCGGATTAGCCAGCTTAAGGCTTGCGTACTATGAAAAAATCGCAAATGACTTCTCGAAAATTAACGCAATGGTTTTGGAAGTTGGAAAACTTCATAATCTCTATCATGATAGTAAGGGACAAATACAAGAAGTTCCAGAGTACGCGGAGACACTATCAAAACTATCCAAAGAATTAAGGGAACTTGAAAAATATTCTTCGCAAATCCCTATAACCTTTTCTTCCGATGAAATGCTTCCGCTGATAACAGACGAATATCAGTACCTACGGTTTGCCACGATTCTTAAAGATTTGCAGAGAAAAGTGGAAAATTGGGTATACGACAGGGTCCGGTTTGTTAACAAATTAAAAAATGTAGCGTTGTATATCATAATTGCCAGTCTTGGGAGCATGGTGGTTGTCTTACTATTTATCTGGAGAAGCTTTAAACACTATTTGGAATATGTTCAGCAGAGTATGGAAAATATAGATTCCTTTCTTGAACATGAAAAATTAAAAACACAACTAAAATCAACGTTGAAGGAAACAGAAGGGGTCCGTGAAAGTACAGAAAAGATTATCAATGAGCTGAAGTTTGACAAAGAACTGTTGAATATTCCAACCGTTGGAACTCTGGAGGATATCGTTCCCAACATATTTGAGACATTGAATAAATATGTGAATGTGGATCGGATAGCATTTGCTTTTTTAGATGAGTTAGGAAATGTCATCGCAGAAACGGCCGTGTCAAAAGCGGGTGAAATACGCCTTAGATCAGGTTTCGTCTATAGGCTTGATCACACAACACTCAGCAAAATCATAGAAAACAGGCATCCACGTATAATTAACGATCTCCAACATTACTATGAAAATGTACATAAGTCCGAGGTAACCAGACTTATTTTAGAAGAAGGCATGAGATCGAGCATAACCGTTCCTATATTTGTTAATCATAGGTGCATAGGCTTTTTCTTCGTGAACAGTACAAAAGCGAACTTTTTTACAGAGGAAAATGCTTCCAGAATTGAACGTTTTGTAAGGATTATCAAGGGTCTTATTTACAATTCTTACATAAACCAGGAGCTGATTGCGACAACCGCGAGAACCTTTGCTGATATCGTAGAAAAAAAAGACCTCGAGACCGGCGAACATTTAACAAGGGTTTCGATGTATTCGTATTTAATTGCTTCCAGACTTGCAAAAGACGACGACAGACTCACGCCAAAGTTCATTCGCGAAGTACTATGGTTCAGTCCATTACACGACATCGGAAAAGTGGGGATCCCAGACAAAATACTTCTGAAACCTGGAAAACTCACCAAAGAAGAATTTGAAATCATGAAAACTCACGTAATTATAGGTGAAGGTGTTTTGCAAAAGATGAGCAAAAATCTTATATCAAAAGTTGGCATTGACTTTATGAAAACTGCAAGGGATGTAATAATAGGGCATCATGAAAAATGGGACGGAAGTGGTTATCCTTATGGGTTGAAGGGCGAACAGATTCCCCTTGCTGGGCGCATAGTAGCAGTTGCTGATGTTTTTGACGCATTAACATCACGAAGGCCTTACAAACCGGCCTTCAAGTTTGAAACAGCGCTTAAAATGTTGCGCCAGGATCGCGGAAAACGATTTGATCCTGTTGTTCTTGATGCGTTTTTTGATGTTCTGGATGAAGTAAAGCGTACATACGAACTGCACCAAGATAAAGACCGATAG
- a CDS encoding HD domain-containing phosphohydrolase, producing MCSSYSRIQGFFYFYSIYFILPKKTRKIIYANPAAERLFEGRKLIDSTFDYAISNERIQEFVLNLPNNRKKIVQMNAEKVFLGNEEAFVITLVNVTKEKMELKQLTKIKERLDLALEGTEAGIWDLDLKTNEVFLDERFAVLFGWDNAGTISGSAIGKFFAIVHPEDVRRTKEMLENHLKGLSDKYEVEARLYTKSGEWKWAFISGKVVEWDENGKPVRMVGTVRDITENKKVHFELQETLRGAIRVLGKIVEKKDPYTAGHQHRVSILANKIAKELNLPEDRVTAVAMAGLVHDIGKISIPSEILVKPGSLTPIEWQIIKSHPEAGYEILKEIKFPWPIADIVLQHHERMDGSGYPKGLKNGEILLEARILAVADVVEAMSSHRPYRPALGIDNALEEIDKNAGKLYDPDVVQACLKIFKEGFSFNRK from the coding sequence ATGTGTTCTTCCTATTCTAGGATACAGGGCTTTTTTTATTTTTACAGCATTTATTTTATACTGCCAAAAAAGACCCGCAAAATAATCTATGCTAATCCCGCCGCAGAAAGACTTTTTGAGGGTCGAAAACTCATTGATTCTACTTTTGATTATGCCATTTCGAATGAAAGGATCCAGGAATTTGTGTTAAACCTTCCAAATAACCGCAAAAAAATTGTCCAGATGAATGCAGAAAAGGTTTTTCTTGGTAATGAAGAAGCTTTTGTTATCACTCTTGTGAATGTGACCAAAGAAAAAATGGAATTGAAACAACTGACAAAAATTAAAGAACGTCTTGATCTGGCTCTTGAGGGAACTGAAGCGGGTATCTGGGATCTTGATCTTAAAACAAATGAAGTTTTTTTGGATGAACGTTTCGCCGTTCTTTTCGGATGGGATAACGCGGGGACGATCAGCGGAAGTGCGATCGGGAAATTCTTTGCTATTGTTCATCCGGAAGACGTTAGAAGAACCAAAGAAATGTTGGAAAATCATTTGAAAGGACTTTCGGATAAATATGAAGTAGAAGCTCGCCTGTATACAAAATCAGGAGAATGGAAGTGGGCCTTCATCAGCGGGAAAGTTGTCGAATGGGATGAAAATGGTAAGCCAGTAAGAATGGTTGGAACAGTAAGAGATATAACGGAAAATAAAAAGGTTCACTTTGAACTTCAAGAGACGTTACGAGGAGCTATCCGCGTTCTGGGAAAGATCGTTGAAAAGAAAGATCCTTATACTGCGGGACACCAACATAGGGTCTCTATTTTGGCTAACAAGATTGCAAAAGAATTGAATTTACCAGAGGATAGAGTTACCGCTGTTGCTATGGCCGGGTTAGTTCATGATATAGGAAAAATATCTATACCGTCCGAAATATTAGTAAAACCGGGTTCACTTACACCGATTGAATGGCAAATAATAAAAAGCCATCCAGAAGCTGGTTATGAAATCCTCAAAGAAATTAAGTTTCCGTGGCCAATCGCAGATATTGTTCTTCAGCATCACGAAAGAATGGATGGTTCAGGATATCCTAAAGGATTGAAAAACGGTGAAATTCTCTTAGAAGCAAGAATCTTAGCCGTTGCTGATGTAGTTGAAGCGATGTCTTCACACAGACCTTATAGACCAGCACTGGGGATCGATAATGCTCTTGAAGAAATTGATAAAAATGCTGGAAAGCTGTATGATCCAGATGTGGTGCAAGCTTGTTTGAAGATTTTCAAGGAAGGATTTAGTTTTAATAGAAAATAG
- a CDS encoding ISNCY-like element ISKol11 family transposase, giving the protein MKNVVEDYSKRYRKARKKEKSEILDEFTRVTKYNRSYASFLLRGALKKRKTTSPSKKKGRKKKYDRKVFVKLVKIWEIMDFPCGKRLEAVMDEVIDNLVRNGHLTLTEETKRKLLNISASTIDRLLTSERKKMELKGRSHTKPGTLLKKHIRIKTHYEWDDTRPGFVEIDLVGHDGGSVSGDFCYSLNMVDVASGWSVVAPIRNKAQIWTLKAIIQLRKTLPFTLLGIHSDNGSEFINRHLYRYCEDEGLLFTRTRSYNKNDNCHVEQKNWSVVRRAVGYYRYDTEEEFQILKELYASLNLYNNHFQPNQKIVEKIRKGNKVSKKYDRPTTPYERIMRSPWVDQDKKDRLRRQHEALDIYKLKSIITHLQEQLLSIQIDKSKGGILNYVPLNFK; this is encoded by the coding sequence ATGAAAAATGTGGTGGAAGATTATTCAAAAAGGTACAGAAAAGCTCGCAAAAAAGAAAAATCCGAGATTCTAGATGAATTCACCCGAGTTACCAAGTATAATCGTAGTTACGCATCGTTTTTACTACGAGGAGCCTTGAAAAAGCGAAAGACAACCTCACCCAGCAAGAAAAAAGGCCGAAAGAAAAAATATGATCGTAAAGTCTTCGTGAAACTCGTGAAGATATGGGAGATAATGGATTTTCCGTGTGGTAAAAGGCTCGAAGCAGTGATGGACGAAGTAATAGATAATCTTGTTCGTAATGGGCATCTAACATTGACTGAAGAAACAAAGAGGAAGCTTCTTAATATAAGTGCTTCCACTATCGATAGATTGTTAACCAGCGAGAGGAAAAAGATGGAACTCAAAGGACGATCTCATACAAAACCCGGAACTCTTCTGAAAAAGCACATACGAATAAAAACACATTACGAGTGGGACGATACAAGACCAGGCTTTGTTGAGATTGATCTCGTTGGGCATGATGGCGGGAGTGTAAGTGGTGATTTTTGCTACAGCCTCAACATGGTAGATGTAGCAAGTGGTTGGAGTGTAGTGGCACCAATAAGAAACAAAGCGCAAATCTGGACATTAAAAGCTATAATTCAGTTGAGGAAAACGCTTCCTTTCACTTTATTAGGTATTCACTCAGATAACGGATCAGAATTCATTAACAGACACCTATACCGTTATTGTGAAGATGAAGGGCTTCTATTCACCAGAACCCGGAGTTACAACAAGAATGATAATTGTCATGTCGAACAAAAGAACTGGTCTGTTGTAAGAAGAGCCGTTGGATATTACAGATACGATACAGAGGAAGAATTCCAAATACTGAAGGAGTTGTACGCGTCGCTGAATCTGTACAATAATCATTTTCAGCCAAATCAGAAAATCGTTGAGAAAATTAGAAAAGGAAACAAGGTAAGCAAGAAATACGACCGTCCTACTACACCATACGAAAGGATCATGCGATCTCCCTGGGTTGACCAAGATAAAAAAGACAGGCTTCGCAGACAACACGAAGCCCTAGACATTTACAAACTCAAGAGTATAATAACACATTTGCAAGAGCAATTACTGAGCATCCAGATTGACAAATCGAAAGGAGGGATCCTCAACTATGTCCCTCTCAATTTCAAGTAG
- a CDS encoding IS256-like element ISKol5 family transposase — protein MRNLLTWFLNTVMEYEARIQAGADYYERTKNRRAHRNGYRKRSLNTRLGKLELKKPQFREFPFETRVFDKYSRVEKALKNAIVESYLQGVSTRRIKEIISTLGAEELSPGTVSNIARELDEKVYEFLNREIEEEIPYLFVDASYFKVRDGVRYVNKALYVVAGVRKDGHREILGAKIADVEDELFWEDFFQELKNRGLRGVELVISDGHKGIISAVKKAFIGASWQMCHVHFVRDVLKKVPRKRWKEIAERLNESLESAKKLQAFIEELEEEGFKKAAETCERFIFGLFNYQKYPRDHWKRIKTTNMLERINKELKRRTRVVGAFPNDAALLRLAVAILLDINEEWLLGRRYLNMGS, from the coding sequence ATGAGAAATCTTCTAACCTGGTTTTTGAATACGGTTATGGAATATGAAGCCCGGATACAGGCTGGAGCAGACTACTACGAGAGAACAAAAAACAGAAGAGCACACCGCAACGGTTATAGAAAAAGAAGTTTGAACACCAGATTAGGAAAATTGGAGTTGAAGAAACCCCAATTCAGAGAATTCCCCTTCGAAACCAGGGTCTTTGATAAATACTCAAGAGTAGAGAAAGCATTAAAGAACGCTATTGTCGAATCATATCTTCAGGGTGTTTCTACTCGCAGGATAAAGGAAATAATATCCACCTTAGGAGCAGAAGAACTTTCACCTGGAACAGTTTCTAATATAGCCAGGGAACTGGACGAAAAGGTGTATGAGTTTCTTAACAGGGAAATAGAGGAGGAGATACCGTATCTTTTCGTGGACGCCAGCTATTTCAAAGTCAGGGACGGGGTTAGATACGTCAATAAAGCTCTTTATGTGGTAGCCGGTGTGAGAAAAGATGGACATAGAGAGATACTTGGTGCAAAGATCGCCGATGTTGAAGATGAACTCTTTTGGGAAGACTTCTTCCAAGAATTGAAAAACCGTGGATTGAGAGGAGTAGAACTTGTCATCTCAGATGGTCACAAGGGGATAATCTCAGCGGTGAAAAAGGCCTTTATTGGAGCGAGCTGGCAAATGTGCCATGTACATTTTGTGAGGGATGTGCTGAAAAAAGTACCTCGTAAACGCTGGAAAGAGATAGCAGAACGGTTGAACGAGAGCCTGGAAAGTGCGAAAAAATTACAAGCCTTTATTGAGGAACTTGAAGAAGAAGGCTTCAAAAAAGCGGCGGAAACCTGTGAAAGATTCATATTCGGCTTGTTTAATTACCAGAAATATCCACGGGATCATTGGAAAAGGATAAAAACGACGAATATGCTGGAACGGATAAACAAAGAACTAAAAAGGCGTACTAGAGTGGTAGGAGCTTTTCCAAATGATGCGGCACTTTTGAGGTTGGCTGTCGCAATCTTACTTGACATTAACGAAGAATGGCTGCTTGGAAGGAGATATCTAAACATGGGATCTTAG
- a CDS encoding DUF6485 family protein produces the protein MECTNFKQNLQKCNCSYPGCPRKGKCCECLSYHRSRGELPACYFTEAQERTWNRSIEYFIQSR, from the coding sequence ATGGAATGCACGAACTTTAAGCAAAATCTTCAAAAGTGCAATTGTAGTTATCCTGGTTGTCCAAGAAAAGGGAAATGCTGCGAGTGCCTTTCTTATCATCGTTCCCGCGGAGAGTTACCTGCGTGTTACTTTACTGAAGCACAGGAAAGAACCTGGAACAGGAGCATTGAGTACTTCATACAATCTCGTTGA
- a CDS encoding IS256 family transposase, producing MGNFDKEAMKRLVRERKLKTTEDAENLVKELFGDIIKEMLETELEEELGYSKHDYRNKETDNSRNGYSKKTVNTSYGKIELSIPRDRKGEFEPIVVKKHQRSIASIEDQILSMYARGMTYRDIQAHLKDIYGSELSTESISRITDKIIPIVSEWRNRPLEEVYTIIYMDAIFFKVSENNQIRNKALYIAFGINLEGMKDVLGMWIAQSEGSKYWLGVLNELKNRGVKGVMFFSIDGLKGMEEAIEAVYPQAKIQRCVVHQIRYSMKFVSWKDKKKFAADLKSVYTADTREAAWNALMAFEEKWGEKYPFSIKSWKDNWESLTTYFEYPKEIRKLIYTTNPIESLNSQLRKVTKNRGVFPNDMALMKLAYLAINNITRKWTVRINEWDKILATLMIEFDWVKSYV from the coding sequence GTGGGAAACTTTGACAAAGAAGCAATGAAGAGATTGGTACGAGAGAGGAAATTAAAGACAACAGAAGACGCGGAAAATCTTGTAAAAGAATTATTTGGAGACATCATTAAAGAGATGCTGGAAACGGAACTTGAAGAAGAACTGGGCTATTCCAAGCATGACTATAGGAACAAAGAAACGGATAACTCCCGAAACGGTTATTCGAAAAAAACAGTGAATACCTCATATGGCAAAATAGAGCTTTCAATTCCCAGGGATCGAAAAGGTGAATTCGAACCAATAGTGGTTAAAAAGCACCAGCGAAGCATAGCTTCCATAGAGGACCAGATATTGTCTATGTATGCCCGGGGAATGACATACAGGGACATACAGGCACATCTTAAGGACATATACGGCTCTGAATTGTCAACTGAAAGCATAAGCAGGATAACAGACAAGATAATACCCATCGTTTCCGAATGGAGAAACAGACCCCTTGAAGAGGTATATACCATAATCTACATGGATGCTATCTTTTTCAAAGTCTCTGAGAACAACCAGATAAGAAATAAGGCTTTGTATATAGCCTTTGGGATAAATCTGGAAGGAATGAAAGATGTCCTAGGAATGTGGATAGCTCAGAGTGAAGGTTCAAAATACTGGCTTGGTGTGCTAAATGAGCTGAAAAACCGAGGTGTCAAAGGAGTGATGTTCTTTTCAATAGACGGATTAAAGGGAATGGAAGAGGCAATAGAAGCGGTATATCCCCAGGCTAAAATCCAGAGATGCGTAGTACACCAGATAAGATATTCCATGAAATTTGTATCCTGGAAAGACAAAAAGAAATTCGCTGCTGACCTGAAATCGGTATACACAGCAGACACAAGAGAAGCAGCATGGAACGCCCTTATGGCTTTTGAAGAGAAATGGGGAGAAAAGTATCCTTTCAGCATTAAAAGCTGGAAAGACAACTGGGAATCCCTCACGACCTATTTCGAATATCCCAAAGAGATTAGAAAATTGATTTACACAACCAATCCAATAGAATCCCTGAACAGCCAACTCAGGAAGGTAACAAAGAACAGAGGTGTTTTTCCCAATGACATGGCTCTCATGAAACTGGCATATCTCGCCATTAACAATATAACTAGAAAATGGACCGTGAGAATAAATGAATGGGATAAAATCCTTGCCACTTTGATGATAGAATTTGATTGGGTGAAATCCTATGTCTGA
- a CDS encoding M48 family metallopeptidase, translating to MAFTVDFYTEEKKNVRKSVLLILIFFLMMLFFGLVIDFMFNIFPIFTAIFGSIATIQLLVSLISGKNIVLHSVNARPLRLNNIEEKQLKNIVEELSIAAGLPKPPDIYVIDDDSVINAFATGLKKEDGVICVTSGLLKNLNREETSGVIAHELSHIINRDILIMTLISALLGAVVIIQIFAVRALWGYLRFGGRRGSRKGKEGNSTAAILAFLAAVAGLATVFSFLGRLSLFAVSRTREFFADALGVELTRNPNGLANALRKIAKNSRKLKVANVATAHLFIADPLKRKVNEKTSKLSSLFSTHPPIYMRIAVLENRDPEEVKKEIYGIEK from the coding sequence ATGGCTTTTACGGTCGATTTCTATACTGAAGAAAAGAAGAACGTTCGCAAGAGCGTTCTTCTGATTTTAATTTTCTTTCTCATGATGCTTTTCTTTGGTCTTGTAATAGACTTTATGTTCAATATCTTCCCAATTTTTACCGCTATCTTTGGGAGCATTGCAACAATACAGCTGCTTGTTTCCCTGATCTCCGGGAAGAATATCGTTTTGCACTCTGTAAATGCCCGACCTTTGAGGTTGAATAATATCGAAGAAAAACAGCTAAAAAACATCGTGGAGGAACTTTCAATTGCCGCCGGTCTTCCCAAACCTCCCGACATCTATGTAATAGATGATGATTCCGTGATAAATGCCTTCGCTACCGGATTGAAAAAAGAAGACGGTGTAATCTGTGTCACTTCAGGGTTGCTTAAAAACCTGAATAGAGAAGAGACATCCGGCGTTATCGCTCACGAATTGAGCCATATTATAAATAGAGATATCCTTATAATGACTCTTATATCGGCTCTTTTAGGTGCTGTTGTTATAATCCAGATCTTCGCCGTTAGAGCCCTGTGGGGATACCTGCGTTTTGGCGGAAGAAGAGGAAGTCGAAAAGGTAAAGAAGGGAATTCTACCGCAGCCATCCTGGCATTCCTCGCCGCGGTAGCAGGACTTGCGACTGTCTTTTCTTTTCTGGGACGCTTGTCGCTTTTTGCTGTTTCTAGAACACGAGAATTCTTTGCAGATGCTCTAGGGGTAGAACTTACACGAAATCCAAACGGACTGGCGAATGCTTTGAGAAAGATAGCTAAAAACTCTCGAAAGCTTAAAGTTGCAAATGTCGCAACGGCTCATCTCTTCATCGCAGATCCCTTGAAGAGAAAAGTTAATGAGAAAACTTCAAAACTCTCTTCGCTTTTCAGCACCCATCCGCCAATATATATGAGAATAGCTGTACTTGAAAACAGAGATCCCGAGGAAGTTAAGAAAGAGATTTATGGGATTGAGAAGTGA